Below is a genomic region from Scytonema millei VB511283.
CGATTTACAACTTATTACAAAATCTTTCTTCCCGTCAAAATCTCCCGCACTTCTAACATGGCAGAATAGGTAGGCAAAATGTGTAAAGTCTCATTTGCTGGAGTTTGTGCTAGCGCAGTTGCGATCGCCTCTTTTAAATCTTCCTTGACAACCAAATTCATTTTGCTATCTATCTGCGGCTGGCTGTAACGCAAACGCAAAGCCATATCGTAAACGCGATCGCCACTGACTATTAAAGTCCCTCCTCGTTCGACTAACTTTTCTGTATCCACATCCCAAATCCACGAAACATCCGTACCATCGGGGATTCTGTCATTCAAAACCATCAACACAGGTGCGAGTTGACGCGATTCCGCTTCGATTTGCCTCTCGCCTCTTACCTCATTCACTGCCCGAATTGTCTCATTCATCCCCACAGGATTTTTAGATAAGAGAATGCGGACGTGCTTACCGCGAACTTGCAACTCTTCGGCACGTCCGAAAGCCGCCTGAAAATTAGCAATAGTATCGCGGATTATCGCTTTATCTACGCCAAGTTGCTGTGCTGCTAACACTGCCGCTAGAGTATTGTATTTGTTATACAACCCAATTAAAATTTGCTCCCATTCCCGACTATCGATCGCCAGGGCTGGTTTGTGAAAACCGCAGTTAGGACAGTTATAATCTCCCTGGTGAGAAAGATAAACACCTTGATAAACCAGACGAGTACCACAACTAGGACAATAAATTGAGTCTACAGCATGGGGAATTTCATCAAGATAGTGTTCTGGTTCGCTCAATCCAAAGAATAAGACATTTTGATTGAGTTGTTGCCCCATGTAAGCCAAGGTAGGATCGTCAGCATTAGCAACAATAATCGTTTCTGACGGTAAAGGTGCGATCGCCTGTCCCCAACGCCTGCTAATTGTATCGACTTCCCCGTAGCGATCCAACTGATCGCGAAACAAGTTTAACGCTAGAATCAGCCGAGGTTGCAGGGGTGCTAACACCCTGGGAACGATATTTTCGTCTACTTCCAAAATGGCAAAATCTGCATCTAGTGTACCGATGGGGTTGGTGTTTTGTAACAGCGCCGTCATCAAACCATTTTCTAAAT
It encodes:
- a CDS encoding Mur ligase family protein; this encodes MQLMDRLRLGAAVLTAKTVTFGVRSLRLGAASVLPGEIARRLQPKLLQLLSCQVKQGVILIAGTNGKTTTSLLLRTMLERQGWRVVHNAAGANLENGLMTALLQNTNPIGTLDADFAILEVDENIVPRVLAPLQPRLILALNLFRDQLDRYGEVDTISRRWGQAIAPLPSETIIVANADDPTLAYMGQQLNQNVLFFGLSEPEHYLDEIPHAVDSIYCPSCGTRLVYQGVYLSHQGDYNCPNCGFHKPALAIDSREWEQILIGLYNKYNTLAAVLAAQQLGVDKAIIRDTIANFQAAFGRAEELQVRGKHVRILLSKNPVGMNETIRAVNEVRGERQIEAESRQLAPVLMVLNDRIPDGTDVSWIWDVDTEKLVERGGTLIVSGDRVYDMALRLRYSQPQIDSKMNLVVKEDLKEAIATALAQTPANETLHILPTYSAMLEVREILTGRKIL